The window taaccattaaaTACATTTTAGTGTCGTTCATCAAATTCCCCATTTTAATGAATGTacataatgattttatttgaaaacgaaataaaagtaaaatttgttAATGCTGTAGAAACAGGTATAAAAAATGTATAGAAATTGATAGCGGGGAGCACGTGATTTCAACAGCTGTTTGTCCGAGTTCCCCTGTCCATGGATCCTAGGCTACTACTACTTTGATCAGAAGagctttagagagagagagagagagagtgaaggTTCAGATCGAGTGTGTGAGAAAGAGAGGAATCAGAAAAACTCGACCTTGAAAGTGATGGCGGATTCAGAATCCCTACCGGAAGGCTGGACTATAGAAGTGAAAGTACGAAAACACGGGAGGAAAGACAAGGTGAAACAGACACTTTCTTTTCACCAAATCAGTTTTCTTTGTCTCAATACTCTTCATTTCTTGCTTAATTTTTGTGGGTTTTTATGTTATTTGATAGAATAACAAATTTGTTGTTCAATTTctatgtgaatcaattgctactTTGGTGAAATGTTCCATCTTTCTAGGTTAATGTTTCTCAAACATGACATGAATTAAGGTAGATTTGTGGCTGATGTGGTATACTAGATTTGTCCATGTTTAGAGCCTTAGAAGAATGGAATATGTTGATGATTTTTTATGCTGAATTATTTGGTTGATATTAATGACCTAGGTTTAGATACCGGTTTATGAGAAACCTAATTGTTTTTGTCTAGTTGACTCGGTTCAAGCTGTTGGATcctgttttgtttttgttctgGAGTTTTTTTCAAGAATGCTAGAAAATTGTTGACTATTCATGAAGGTTTTGCAGATCCCTTTTAACTTTGGTGCAATTTCCCTTTATGGTTTTGGTATTTGTGAGATTCAAAGATCTCATTTGTGAACTAAAACTAGTGTGGGTACAAGCTACTATTAATAGCATCTTacaatagtttatttttatttagaaagcTAGCACAACCtccacttcaacttaaggcgTTCTTAATGGGAATTGAACCTTTGGTCTCTTAGGCAAGACACTTTTCACTTGAGTTACCCTAATGAGTTAATAACACTTTACAATAGTATGCAGTCAAATATGCTAATAATGCATATCTTCCTATTTGATATCATAGTATCAAGTATTTGATAATCATTATCAGCTGTCTATTAGGTTGAGGCTTTTAGTTAATCAATCCTAATGTGGACTTGATATTGAAATTAGACATTGATGCATATGAGTGTGttctaatttgattttgaaagccatttattaaaacatatttacaCATATACATGTGTTCTAATTCAAAATGAGACTTTGGAAATCTCAATATGCTGTATTTAGAAGGATAACCTGTATGAGTCAAAGGTCGTCGTAATATGAAGAATGGATGGATGTAATAGATATCATCTCTTATATATTCGAATAACTTCCTTCTTTTGTATCAGAAGAACTTTATGGCCATAATAGGTAGCAATTTGAAACACAATGATGTGAAGGGCCTTATGGTAAATATGCTGACAAATTTGTAGTAATAAAGTCTCAAAATGGTGATGGAGAATTGATAGTTTTTCATGCATATCCCTTTTATAGGCATAAACGATAGTATCACACATTTACCTTAAATTGAACCTTTTAAAGGAGTCTGCTACAAGCACCAGGGCCACACATGGAAACAACTTCTATATAGTTTATGACAACTGTGTTTTTTTTACCTTAATTTGCTCCCACAGAGAGTAGCATGTTGGATTAGGCATTTGAATCCTTGCATTTTTCTTCCCCCCTTTTCTTGACGTTGATCATAAAAAAATTGCTTTCTAGTCTTGCCTAGTTGGGTTGCTTAGTGTATTTATTTGGTGCTTCAATTTAGTGTCATTTGGTTAAACTGTTGATGGaatctaatttgtttttattatgcAGTACTACACCGATCCTACAAGGGGATATACATTCCAGTCTAGAAGAGATGCCCTTCGATATAGTCAAACCGGAGAACTGGGAAAGTACGTGAAGTCCAAGGACAAAGAAAACACTGACAGGGAAATGGAAAATGATAAGGTTTGTTCTGGTATTCTAGCCTTGCTAATCCCATTCTTTTCCTTttctaattatgttttattttaaaattttatgttgcATGTTTTATACATGGTCTTAAGTTGCAGGACTTTGTAATACCCAATATCTTACCAATCAATTACAATGCATAGAACATCCTTTCATCCGCAGCTTGAGCACACAATGAAACTGATACTTATTGTGAGAAAAATCGTACTGCCCTCTCTATTTCATATAGCCTATTTCTGATTTGTTAGGTAATACAAAATATACAGGCTTTGATAGTATGTTATTCTCAATGGAAAATTTAAAGTTTCCTAATGTGGTGGGAAATAGTTtacaaagaaagagaaaagataAGAGCATACGTCTATTTCCTGCTTCTTCAACTCCCCAAACAAgatattttttccttttcttgtgCTTTTCAGTTTCTATCTGTTAGTATGGGTTCTgtattattttgttcattttaagTGTCTTTCCTGGAATGTCTGacacctaatttatttatcgACCTTTTTGCTCATAGGCATCATCACCAGTTGTCGAGGGACAAACTTTAGCAGATAGCTCAACAAAGACAGAGGTACCAAAGAATCAGGACTCCATTTCGAAAGAAGCTGCACAGAATGAAAAAACTTGTGAACCCACCTTCTATGAAAAGAGTTCAAAAGTTGTCGAGCTCGTAGAAAATCAATGTATGTTTTTAACTTCCTCTTgatttaaaacttattattgCTCGAAGTCACAttgttcaatttttaatattttttctctctacgAAAATGTGGCAATTTCTTGCTGAACTTTCAGTTGATTGGTAGAAATTGCATATtcttcaattataaataaagcaATAATATCTAGGTAGCTATTACAAAAATTGTAATATCTAGGTCAAACTGAAGGTTTTGTTGTCCTCTTCCAATGCTCGTTTCAAGGAAGCAGTTCTCCGCACTTTTTTTTGCTACAATCAAACATATATTAGGAAGGCCTATTAAAGAGTTACAAGCAGAAATACAGGAAAAATAGATATTACAAACATTAATATCCCCCAAACATATAGAGTGCCTCACCCATTCACAGAGATCATGGATTGACAATTCTCCCTACTTGATGTGGTATTATTTGCTTTAATTGCATCTTctccaattatatataaactaatttagGTCAAACTCAAGGTTTTGCTTTCCTCAGCCAATGTTCCTTTGAAGGAGAGAATCTTCCCTACTTGATGTGGCTATCATGTGTTTGGATTCTTGAATGTGTTTCCTATAATGGATAAAGAGGAAACCATTCTGGAGATTTGGAGCTCTGATGAGTTTAACATActtgattatatagatttttctTTGTGAATTGATTATTTTTCCTTTATATTGCCGGATTACTCTAGTGTCTTGCTTGTGATATGAATAATACAGGTAAGCAAGGCTCTGCAACTTCATGCACTAGACAATCAGAAGTTGGGTCTTTGGAGCAAAGTGGACAGAAGGGTGAGTCACCCATGCTAATGTCTGAAGATATCCTGCCAGACTCGTCAGGACTTAGTAAGTCGAAACACATGAAACTGACTGATTTGCCTCGTCGTACCTCAAAGCGCCTTGCAGGCATTCAAATTCACCAACCTCTGgaaattaaaacaaagaatGAAACTCGCTCATCGTTGGCTAGCCATTTGGGTGAGGTAGTAGGCAATGTAGGAGAATTGGTTAAGAAGACTGAAACTGACATTATCGAGCAGATGCAGTTAGATCCCAAGAAACACACTGACTCTCGTCGAGATCCTGCGATAATCGGTAATGTAGAAGAATCTGTTGGAAAGATCGAATCTGAGGATACGACTAAGAAACAGAAGATGATAGAAACAGAAAACAATATCAAGAAAAAGTCAAACCAGAAACCGACTGATTGGCCTCGCCGGATTTCAAAGCGACTTGCCGGCATCGATATCGTTCCGCAGTTGGAACATAAAATCCCCACTCATCCACGTCGTATCTCAGCTGAACCGTTGCATGAATCAAAAGACTGTTTAGCTGAAAATGTAATAAACACAGGTCAAGTGCAAGAAGAATCATCCACTGTTGTTGTTTCAGCCGAAACAAACCAATTTATTCCTCCTGGAGCTGATAAaacagttgaagaagaaacaaaattACCTGTGGAAGTGTTATTGAGTGAAATCTGGATGGACCCTTGTTTTGAGTTTGCAGTAAAAACTCTTACAGGCGATATTCCTATTGAGGATCATCTAAAGCTTGATAAGATTCCACAACCATCTACAATTACAACTCCACCCTTCTCCAAATGCCCGTGGGAAGATGACCCGTGTTTTGAATTTGCGGTTAAGACACTTACTGGTGATATCGAGATTGAAGACTACCCTAGAGAATTTCAAACGAGAATAGGTGGAGATAGAGACTCAGATTCTCGCGCTCCACCAACTGATTCTACTAGAAATGATGGTGCATTACAAGGTCAGTTGaataacaaaagaaagaaatcaacatAGTGATGAGTTATTTATGTATCATGTGTAGGTTATGTTATAACAGTTTCTAGACAAGAACtggttactttttttttatatttggatGGGTTCAATTAGTCTCTCTCTTTCCCAAAGCAGATGAAGACTAGCTAGGTATTTGTGTAACTGTTGTTTTCAGACTTTTTAGGTTATAAAAGTTCGATGGATGATTTTCTGGCATCAACGAACACCTTTCCTGTAAATAAATCTTCATTTCTATCCAACCATCTTTTATTTACTAATAGAGAAGTCAAGTGTGCTAGAAAACTTGCAGCTGCCTGCTTATACTAATGTTTTGTGTTATTGAGATTCAAAACCTTAGTAAGAGAAGAAACGTCTTAAGTTGAAGTGGAGCTATGctagtttttaatatttgttttttttaaaagaattttggGTTCGGTTATAGCTTGGTCACCCGGGGACATTGACACCTAAAAGGattaatgaaaaacaaaatgtatATTGATAGAAGCTGTTGTGAAAATCTTGACCTGGAGTGAGACACCAAATCTTTCTTCCTCAGATGAGGCTTAGTTTTTCAACCATGAGGATTTATGACATATTTATGTTTCACAGTTTTGAGATGGTTGAATTGTATCCTTGAATCTTCAACCAGACTTGGTCCAGGTGCTTTTGGTGGGATCTACTTATGATTGACAAATTCTtggttttatatttaaaatggaGATTTTTGTAAAACTAATGTCATATGTAAAGATTCTGAAATCAACAAAAGCTGTCATGAATTAATACACTATCCAAtgaaaaaacatcaaaattattAAGTCTCCTTCAGAGTAGGGGCCAATATCCTTAGTGAGCACTAAGCACCAATGGACAAAGTGCAGATAAGAAGGAAATGTATATTACTAAGTCAAAACTCCATAGATAGACACGAAAAAGATGAAAGAATGTGATAGCACAATGAGTGTTCATGTGGATCTgaataattttgacaaatttGACCTAGAATAGTGAACATTTGGTATAATGTGTGACTGcaattttatgaaaaacaaaataatggaTTTGTGACCATTATCATTTTTCAGTCACATTTTTACTATGAAAAACATACACCTAAAAGCAAGAACACGAGTGTCTGATCAAATGTTTGTAATGATTTTTATTGCATACATCTGTTGTCGTGCTCTTATGATTATTAACACAGATTTATATTGAATTCCGAACTGCTATATTAGCTAACGAATCGCCATTCAGTCTAAAAAATGTTAGTGTTACTAAAAAAGAGCTATGATGCAGATATTTTGTGATAaacaacataaaattataagaagaaatgaaaaacaaatgCGGGGATAGCTCAGTTGGGAGAGCGTCAGACTGAAGATCTGAAGGTCAGGTGTTCGATCCACCTTCACCGCATatatgatttgaataaattgttttttttttggaatatcTATACAGTATagattcaataattatttgatttgaataaattgttttttttttagaatatctaTACAGTATagattcaataattatttgataattgttaTCCTTATACactaaatttctttaaaaaaaaagacataaatattaagttggtatatatatttgaattaaaattggGTTGATAGAGGTTTGCATAATTGATTTGAATGATTACTAAATTagttttcattataattttaagtataattaataagaggaaCTAAAAGAAGAAAATGCATATTGGAAATGAAAATTACAAGGAAAATGACAAATATTGCTTTCCTTttgtatattaataataaatgttaaaattaaaaggATACACATATCAGAAATTACAATAACAGTCAAAATAGATGCATGATGAGTGAATAATACTGAATACCCAAGTAAgaaaaaaatccatttttttaaaaactttgtaAAACAGAAAATATGATGAtgaaaaaaagtaagaaaagaTATAGTAAAAAAGTAGTAGCTACAATAAGAAAAGATTAATTTTGTTGATGAGGAGGAGGAGCAGTCCAATATGTTTTGACAGCAAATAGAAGTTTCTCCCTTTTCAAAGGTCCATCTTCATGATCAATAATTTGACTCTCCCATTTCAATCCTTCAACAATCTTCTTCACCTTCAACACCAAATCAACATCATCTCTGATTATCACACTCCCTTCTGGCCTCAATATCCTGTCCATCTCCAACAATATATCTTCCATTTCACATTTGTTCTCATAAAGTGAGAACACTGAATCTGCATGAATCACATCATATGTTCTTGGGTATGTTGACATAGCTTCACACCTgcaattcaaaatcaaatcatatcaattcaattcaaatcttACTTTCTATATATAAGAAGTAGTGTTTAATAATTCAACTCACCAACTATGATAAGTTCCAATCAACCCACGTTCATAAACAGCTCCCAAAGTGTTTACATTAGCCTCAACCGGTACCACATTCATAACCCAAACAGGATCATTAATAAGTGCAGCAGCAAAACCACCCAAATTAGCATTCATGTCCAACAAATTCCTGTACCGACCTGGTTTCCTTAACTCACTGTTAACATTCTTATAACGCAAAACCCTTCTCCTCCAAACTTCACTGTCTTCCATGAATGATTCACCAGTAACCCCATTAACACTCCCTGACTTAATCCTCGGAGGAATCGAATTGAGTCTCGCCGGCCATTTCGCCAGGTCTTGGGAAACATCTGGAACAGGGGTTAAACAAGTTTCCATATTTGTATACCAAGCTTGATCTGGGTCAGCCACATTGTTCGAAATTGAGCAAATTTGACGACTGGTTTTACAACCCAAATGATTTCTAGGCTTTTGCCATACGGCTATATCATCTTTCTCAATCAATTTCACCCAACAAAGACTTTTAGCTAAATCTTCAATAGCTGTTTGTTCTGCATTCAAATCTTCCCTCGTCCTTTGCCATCCTTTCCATTGTTTCCTCCATTGAATCGGTGGACCTGATAAAACCCAATATCCACCCGGTCTGAGAATTCGATCAACTTCCATCAACAATACACCATCATTTTGAGCCCAAGGAATCAAACATCGTGAACAATGAGCCATATCGAATGCTCTAGAAGGGTATGGAAGTCTTTTCGAAGCAAGAACTCCGATCAAAGCCGGCACTCCTCTTTCCAATGCAAACTGAACTTGAGCTTCATGGCTATCTCTTGGAGCAATTGACATTGCTGTTATATTCCGAGATAGTAAATAAGCTCCCCAACTTGCTACCTTCATTCATTTCAGTACTTTTACTTTTAGTTGttgtaatatttttactaatgttttaattttaaaaaatacccGTTTGTTTACTTACCCCGCATCCGGTATCCACTGCGGTCCGAATTTCACCTTGTTTGAGATCAATGAGTTTTCCGATATCGTCTATGTATTTGTTAGCTCCATGTGGGAACTGGGTTCCCCCACCCGGAAACCTGAACCGGTCTCCTTCGTATCGGATCCAGTTTTGAACCGCCTTCTCAACTGTTAATTCTTTGTGAGGTACATTTGCATACCAAGCCAAATCCCTGCTATGTGGCCAtctaaaccaaaaaaaaaaacaattttttcattattaatattaatatgtaaataATATGTTCTTCAgcatgttaaataataaatatattagatattgaATCGATTTGATAACTTGTAGATATCctaacatataaaaaatcaagTAATAAATACTTTAAACAAACTTTCTTATTAAACGAAAACAAACACGTAAagatcaattaatatattttaaatatagaactaatttgttaagttatttgaataaaccttatattcaataattttttagatattcAAACTTACTCAAAAtagttttcaaacattttaataaacaaaactaagtaaaaaattaacaataataaaatatttaaacaaaatttatttttaaactaagacaaacatttaaaattcaatcaatatattttgaatCGTTCAGTTATTTGAATAGATTTTATATCCAATCATGACgaatatttttcatttgaaatgatttggtataaaaatattaaaaagctaaataaattaaatttaatgatatattaaatttgattttatcaCAATCATGCTAAAAATATGTTGTGAAAATATATGGAAAAGAATCGGATGATAATAAAACTAGGTAAAAAAAGATCTTTCAATATTTAAGATCACAAtctaaaatgtttatatttactAATATAACTAAATTAGGTATATAATCTAGAAgataataaatacaataaaaaataaaaatattttgtaatgaaATATTGGGATAGtctcaaaattaaatataaatgtacAGCTCATAATTGGGTAAGCTAGAGTgattttgaaagaaatattCTATCCTTAAGGGAAGAAGAAtacatttatttcctttttgtCATTTAAAGTAAAGAATCCATATCAAACAACCCTTCATAAGTTATCCCATTTCCTTATTTATATTCTGACTAACGTTATTAAATACCAagaatataacaaaattaaataaatattaaaccataataattaattaacagctattaaaattaaaaataaaaataaaatttccttACTGAAATGGGGTTTTGTAACCGTAGGGCGCCGGTACACGGCACTTAAGCTGCTCCGTCTTCGCCGGACAATGTCTTTCCCTGAATATAAGTCTATCCAATGGGAATTTCGCCGATCTCTTAACGTCTTGACACGGCGTGTATTCGCTGTACTTAACATCACACGGCGGGTAGATCTTAACGTTATCTTCGTCGGCGGCAGAAACTCCGGCGACTCCGTCATCCTCCGAGTGATGAGACGAGAAATCTAGATTTGCTCCGACCACCGATGAGTTAGAATTGACGGTGGAAATGTATGGGATCGGTTCTTCGAAGTTGAGTCTGGTGACGCCGGAAAAAGTGGAGGAGCCACCGCCTTGCCAGAAACCCAGATAATAGGAAATGGAACAGAGGAAAGTGATTAAGAGAATGGGGTAAATCTTAGCTTTTAATTTCCAAAGAGAGTTTGTTTGATTGGGTTTTGAGATTGGTGTGTAGTATTCATCCGCCATGGCTGCTACGTGAAaacaagctttctctctctaactaAGACGTTGATTGTTAACTTATTTGAAAGCAACTctttacaatattttttgaCACTAAAGTTGATTATAAATAGTGAGGACTTTGATATTACTCTAGATTAATGagatcttattttaaataaataaataaaataaaatatatatatatatagaaaaatatcattaattttgatTCTTTGATATAAACTTATGTGgtcacattttttattattatattttttttctttttaaatgattaaaattactGTTTGACTAAATTTACTTTTTGTCATTAATAGTTTGATGAATTTGTTAtgtttaaatatcattttaaacaaggtttttttttttaagttaaaaaagtatttttgtgGAGACAATAAATAAAGTTGCcaaaagtttttataaatttaattaaaatatttttctatataacttttgtagttatttaattttttttttctaaatactaatcaaaatattaacCAAGTTAACTCATAAACTACACGAgtaatttaaattcattttcaaatgaaaaaaaaatactcttgatgaaagttataaaagtaaaatgttTTCTCTTCTAAATTATTACAGtatgaagtatatatatatttattaatattatttactaatttattaacattttaaaatttaattaatataataatatttaaaatagatttCACCACTAATTCTAAAcacattaataaattaataagatagtcataatatatatatatatatatatatatatatatatatatttcttatttacaatttaataagttaataaaaaagtttaacttatttaaaatttaataagttaataaatttttttttgatgaaaGTTCTAGAAGCAAAATGTTGTTCATTCTAAATTACAagtatatattttgatattatttactaatttattaacattttaaaatataattaatatttaaaatattaaaatagaactCACCACTAATTATAAACAAAGGCTACATGTTAATAAGATAGTtgtaaaaattatacatatataaaatataaaaaatatgttccactatattaaaaaatgataaaaaaaatcgttATCTAGACAAATcattacataaaaaatattaataagtttgtTTATGTTcgagaaaaatgattaattcCCGACCAGCTTTTCGAAACGAAATTCAGAAAAtgtaataatatcattataaatacTAGTATTAATTAAGACTACTGTTATCGttaaatttaacaaactaaAAGAATAACCTAAGTTTAATTacctaattaaattaatcaataatgaaataatatcaacctataaataaaattaattttaacatatgGTTATAAAAGAATTATCAAAGGCTTGGGTTTGGTAGCATTAAATTTGGAcagaattttaattaacatggttttaattatttccttagaaaaaatattactgTAAGGCATATTGGGTGGGGTCTGGGGGAGGGGTTCCCTAGAGGAGGGCGGTGACCGGTGACCTTCGCCTAGTCGATCGGCCATCATTGACTTTACATCTTTTACAACGTAGGAGAGTTGATCATCGGATAAGGGTTCTAGAAGTTGTGCTTGTCGGAGGCCATAAACAAAAGGTAAATTTGCCCCTATTATACCTTTCTCTCTTTATAAGTTTAAcctctaatttaaataaaataatttgaacaaaAGTTTAAGTTTTGAGTGTATAAAATTGTGTCGTTTTTGGGTAAATTAAATTCGATTGCATAATCGATTATATTCAATCAAGACTCTCCTTCCCCTAAATCCACCTACATCCAATCCTATTGTATGTATAAGATATTTGGCTCCCTTACTACAATTCACTAATTTAACTTatcatttaatacaaatatatt is drawn from Impatiens glandulifera chromosome 3, dImpGla2.1, whole genome shotgun sequence and contains these coding sequences:
- the LOC124932730 gene encoding uncharacterized protein LOC124932730 isoform X2; this encodes MHRTSFHPQLEHTMKLILIVRKIASSPVVEGQTLADSSTKTEVPKNQDSISKEAAQNEKTCEPTFYEKSSKVVELVENQCKQGSATSCTRQSEVGSLEQSGQKGESPMLMSEDILPDSSGLSKSKHMKLTDLPRRTSKRLAGIQIHQPLEIKTKNETRSSLASHLGEVVGNVGELVKKTETDIIEQMQLDPKKHTDSRRDPAIIGNVEESVGKIESEDTTKKQKMIETENNIKKKSNQKPTDWPRRISKRLAGIDIVPQLEHKIPTHPRRISAEPLHESKDCLAENVINTGQVQEESSTVVVSAETNQFIPPGADKTVEEETKLPVEVLLSEIWMDPCFEFAVKTLTGDIPIEDHLKLDKIPQPSTITTPPFSKCPWEDDPCFEFAVKTLTGDIEIEDYPREFQTRIGGDRDSDSRAPPTDSTRNDGALQGQLNNKRKKST
- the LOC124931306 gene encoding probable methyltransferase PMT16; amino-acid sequence: MADEYYTPISKPNQTNSLWKLKAKIYPILLITFLCSISYYLGFWQGGGSSTFSGVTRLNFEEPIPYISTVNSNSSVVGANLDFSSHHSEDDGVAGVSAADEDNVKIYPPCDVKYSEYTPCQDVKRSAKFPLDRLIFRERHCPAKTEQLKCRVPAPYGYKTPFQWPHSRDLAWYANVPHKELTVEKAVQNWIRYEGDRFRFPGGGTQFPHGANKYIDDIGKLIDLKQGEIRTAVDTGCGVASWGAYLLSRNITAMSIAPRDSHEAQVQFALERGVPALIGVLASKRLPYPSRAFDMAHCSRCLIPWAQNDGVLLMEVDRILRPGGYWVLSGPPIQWRKQWKGWQRTREDLNAEQTAIEDLAKSLCWVKLIEKDDIAVWQKPRNHLGCKTSRQICSISNNVADPDQAWYTNMETCLTPVPDVSQDLAKWPARLNSIPPRIKSGSVNGVTGESFMEDSEVWRRRVLRYKNVNSELRKPGRYRNLLDMNANLGGFAAALINDPVWVMNVVPVEANVNTLGAVYERGLIGTYHSWCEAMSTYPRTYDVIHADSVFSLYENKCEMEDILLEMDRILRPEGSVIIRDDVDLVLKVKKIVEGLKWESQIIDHEDGPLKREKLLFAVKTYWTAPPPHQQN
- the LOC124932730 gene encoding methyl-CpG-binding domain-containing protein 13-like isoform X1 is translated as MADSESLPEGWTIEVKVRKHGRKDKYYTDPTRGYTFQSRRDALRYSQTGELGKYVKSKDKENTDREMENDKASSPVVEGQTLADSSTKTEVPKNQDSISKEAAQNEKTCEPTFYEKSSKVVELVENQCKQGSATSCTRQSEVGSLEQSGQKGESPMLMSEDILPDSSGLSKSKHMKLTDLPRRTSKRLAGIQIHQPLEIKTKNETRSSLASHLGEVVGNVGELVKKTETDIIEQMQLDPKKHTDSRRDPAIIGNVEESVGKIESEDTTKKQKMIETENNIKKKSNQKPTDWPRRISKRLAGIDIVPQLEHKIPTHPRRISAEPLHESKDCLAENVINTGQVQEESSTVVVSAETNQFIPPGADKTVEEETKLPVEVLLSEIWMDPCFEFAVKTLTGDIPIEDHLKLDKIPQPSTITTPPFSKCPWEDDPCFEFAVKTLTGDIEIEDYPREFQTRIGGDRDSDSRAPPTDSTRNDGALQGQLNNKRKKST
- the LOC124932730 gene encoding uncharacterized protein LOC124932730 isoform X3; its protein translation is MHRTSFHPQLEHTMKLILIASSPVVEGQTLADSSTKTEVPKNQDSISKEAAQNEKTCEPTFYEKSSKVVELVENQCKQGSATSCTRQSEVGSLEQSGQKGESPMLMSEDILPDSSGLSKSKHMKLTDLPRRTSKRLAGIQIHQPLEIKTKNETRSSLASHLGEVVGNVGELVKKTETDIIEQMQLDPKKHTDSRRDPAIIGNVEESVGKIESEDTTKKQKMIETENNIKKKSNQKPTDWPRRISKRLAGIDIVPQLEHKIPTHPRRISAEPLHESKDCLAENVINTGQVQEESSTVVVSAETNQFIPPGADKTVEEETKLPVEVLLSEIWMDPCFEFAVKTLTGDIPIEDHLKLDKIPQPSTITTPPFSKCPWEDDPCFEFAVKTLTGDIEIEDYPREFQTRIGGDRDSDSRAPPTDSTRNDGALQGQLNNKRKKST